The genomic window GAAGACGCTCTTTCCACGGCATTTCATTACAACAACGTAACACCTCACTGTTGCCTAGTAATACAATATAGGCCGACCCATACTCTGATGAGTCACACAACACAACAGGTAATGGAATACTGTTTCTCAAAGCGTGGCTAATGTTCAACTTTTAACACAACACATCACACTACAATGTTACTAAGAGTGCGATTTAACCGCGCCCTGTTGTTCAGAGGACGGATAGCACTATCCGACGGACAAATCGCCATCCAGTGGTTAACTGTGAAGAAAGTTTACTACGCTATCACCGGAAAGAtgtttatccagtggatagcattatccaccctgTGAACAACTAGGCCTTGGTGTATAATCTCATCCGCCCACCGAATTACTAGGCCCTCAAGTTAGAAGTAGCTACGTTACGATTTCAGAGGCTTACTAGTGTCTAGAACTCGTCATTTTCATTCCGATATATCATTTAAATCTTCATTTGTCCTAGTTGCTTTTCAATTTGCTTTTAGCTTTCTAATGTTATTTACCCGACCAAAATACTTTTACGCAGTCTTTTActaagaaatttattttctataatCCAAATTGGCCTAAACTAAtgtgaaataatttgtatgGTAGCACGACAATTTAGTTACGATTATATTACGACGTGTTTGTAAAACTAGTACAAGAAATAATTCAAGACACTATTCTCTACTTTAAGTAAGACTTTCTCTTAAGCGGGAAAactattcttttaaaaaatgtattaatgTATTAAGCTATTTGTAATCTGCCTAGTAGCCGCTCAAAAGTTGCCGAAAATTTAAAGACGAACTATGGATACCTCGATGTTTGACCGATCGATGATCGCGGAAAAACCGCAACCAAACGAATGAAAACTTTGACGAACTATCGACTTCTTCACCAACATAGATTATTCAGGAAATATCTACCAACAAACCAAAGTCACCTCAAACAGATTTAACTGATAAATACAACGTTTGAGGTCACTTTATCGAGTCACTTCTTAACTTACTCCTTAAACTCTTAAGCTGACTAGTTACCGACAACACACCACGAACAAAAAGGCTACCGAATGCCGACCGAATTTCTCCCGAAATTTTTATCCGACAAGCAACGTACAGACCGATCGACTGAGTAGCGCGTAGTCGTTTAATCGACGTTCGTGCTGGGGTGAAAATTTACGACCGCTGACTTATTTGGTACCAAGTAAGCGTTTTCACATAATAAAGTATTTCTGTTGCTTTACacatagagcaattttcaatggaATGTCGCAAGTAATCCGGAATTACTTAAGTTCTGCTTTACCTCGCTCTGTGGTTAgcccagaaaactcgtgccatcCTTTCAGACGCAACACCAACAACAGTCGTGGCTTGGTCACCCACATTTTCCCACGCTTTGGGTAGTTTGCCTGTATTAAATATGAGTTATCATCGGCTAACGATAATGCTTTTCTTTGttatgataactttggtttCCGTTCTTcgacagtcaattgaaaaatgCTCTTACTAGCTCCCGTTTGAATTGAAGCAACCGTTAATTAAAACGTATAAAAGGGTCGCGCGTCTCTCGGAAGCTAAGAAACAGAGCAAGACTTCCTTTCCCTGCCACACCATTTTCATGCAAACAACCAAGTTAGACTCTCTAGTTATAGGGTAAGCATCATTCTAAGTAAGCTATTTCCACCTTGATGTAAATTTGGATCCACATTCTTCGCACCTCCGGGCTCTTtctgaaaagtttgtttttgaaaGCGTTGATTCACACCGGACTGGTTTAAGTGCATACCATTCGGAGGCTGAAATGCATCGGATAGCTGCACAGATTCTGAGAGATGTCCATTGTGAAACTGTTCAGGGTTAGTGTAAGGAGCCATGGTAGTGTTTGCATACAAGCTTGGCGTAATTTCATCCACGCTTGGCATATCTTCGATTTTTGGGGGCAAATTCTGAGCTAGGTTAGTGGCATTAGTTGATGAAAACCACAGGCTAGTGTCTTGACTTGGTACACTTGTGGTGTTGGAGTTTAACATAAAATCAAGAGGAAAATGGTTTGCAGAAGTAGCATCTACGACTGGGTTAAAACCAGCACCCCTTTGAGGGTGGGGTAGTCCATTATGGTTATGTTGGTAGCTCGGCGTAAATGACTGAGGGAGGGTTCCCTCTGGGGAACGGAATGCTGGATTAAACTCCTGCCCATTGTGCAACGATGATGGCAATCCATCTATGGTTGCTGACATCTGATGAATTTCCTGCTTAGATATGCCGTTAACAAAGGCGTTTGAAGAATTCACATGGCTGAGGCTACTCATGTCTGGTAAAAACGGATATACAAAGTTATCTGCGTCGGGTTGTTGAGTTCCAACGAACTGCGTGCTCGTAACATTGCCTTGAACCATCCCGGGTAAAGTGCACCCGTTTGGTTGATAAGGCGGACGCATTTCACTCTGCAAAGCCTGCGGATAGTTCATCGAACACTCATCGTCGTCATCCGGGAAACTTACCTCAGGTAGAACAGGCGATGAGTCAACTGGATAACCGGCCCAAGGATCAGCGACATTGTGAACACTTCCCCCATTGATAGCAAGTGTGTTATCAGCCCGAGGTAGATGGGTTAAGGAGTTTGCTTCATCACCCATAAGGAATTGTTTGATGCGATGAATCTCTTCGTGAGCCGACTTACTCCGTTTTGAGAACAAATGAGTTGAATCATTCCGGTTTTCCGTCTTGAAGTTGTGACCAGTTCCACTGTGCGCCAAAGTTGGCTTCATCTCTACAGGCTGCCTGTTCAGGTGTGCAGACCCAAACATACACGACTTTGATGAACCTGACGTCAAGTCAAACGTAGGCAATTTAGGACCGCTAGGTTCTGCCACATTGGTTGCACTGCTAAAGTCAGTAATCTCAATATCTTTGGAGTCGTCCAGTAACACTTCATCAGGCATGACAGTCATTCCTACgatgtaaagaaaagaacaactTTTATTGTTACCTTAACTACGTCATTTTCTTTGTTAAGGATTTCATCAGCCTTAGCAACTACTGGCATAAAGACGATTGTTTGGCAGCTAAAAAGAAGCAATGTCAAATTCGTATAAATCTACCAATGTTCTATCACCCATACTGCAATCTGATCGGTTACGCCGTTCGCTATCTATTCGGTGATGGATAGTAAGCGGTCTTGCAGTGTGtgattgtaaacaaaataataaaaattaaaaaataaaaaaactagaGCCTCTTTTGTTGTGAGGTTTTGAACGACCAGTGGAAGTGTGCCAAAACAACTAAGATTATTCGCTCTCCATTTCAATGCCTGATAATTGACTCGAGCTTCTTAACTAGCACGCGACAGAAATCTCCCTTTTTGCGAAGTGTAAAGCTACCTTCAgctttaaagtgaaaaaaaattggttcagtCGGataggaaacaaacaaaaaaaataaaaaagaattggtTCAGTCGTATAGGAAACAACGAAAGAAGCAAGAATAAACCAAGGATGGCTAATTAAAGAGATTAAAACAGATGTTATTTGACACacttgaaaaaactgaaactacGCTTAACACAAACCTTGCCCACTGATGTTACCAGTTTCCCTGGAAGTGGCCAGAGGTGGCACGGCAGCTGAAACAAGGCTGTTGGACGAGAATGATCTACCCAATGGGGTTGGTATCCCTG from Pocillopora verrucosa isolate sample1 chromosome 8, ASM3666991v2, whole genome shotgun sequence includes these protein-coding regions:
- the LOC136282904 gene encoding uncharacterized protein, which codes for MGLDLRVRKLDTRGQKSLFYPDKEAVNMTGYMIAHPDDIPSLMLAHQQITATGVCEIVFRLTNGQGVFQWIRGKARTLYDKNNKPEAITADNVLLNDEQGPYFRKVCYEALLEWKSRQKSLPSVPGEDDHNARLMVISQEKGLKTPPPPPPPPPQANGLQTGAVPSSVPSSVPSRSQNVPDEPRPVDLPCAVDRSYPPPPPNGLLPQGITGASSGAHTGIPTPLGRSFSSNSLVSAAVPPLATSRETGNISGQGMTVMPDEVLLDDSKDIEITDFSSATNVAEPSGPKLPTFDLTSGSSKSCMFGSAHLNRQPVEMKPTLAHSGTGHNFKTENRNDSTHLFSKRSKSAHEEIHRIKQFLMGDEANSLTHLPRADNTLAINGGSVHNVADPWAGYPVDSSPVLPEVSFPDDDDECSMNYPQALQSEMRPPYQPNGCTLPGMVQGNVTSTQFVGTQQPDADNFVYPFLPDMSSLSHVNSSNAFVNGISKQEIHQMSATIDGLPSSLHNGQEFNPAFRSPEGTLPQSFTPSYQHNHNGLPHPQRGAGFNPVVDATSANHFPLDFMLNSNTTSVPSQDTSLWFSSTNATNLAQNLPPKIEDMPSVDEITPSLYANTTMAPYTNPEQFHNGHLSESVQLSDAFQPPNGMHLNQSGVNQRFQKQTFQKEPGGAKNVDPNLHQGGNSLLRMMLTL